Part of the Sphingobacterium sp. LZ7M1 genome, CTTCGTAATCAAAAAGTTCTGTTTTTTCAGGTCTATTACTTTTTGAAATTGGAAATATGTCTTCAAAAAATATATCAGAAGCTTTTGAAAAAACATCTTGCATCGGACTTGCCTTTGCTCCAAGTTCTGGCATATGACCATATGAAATTGAAAAATGTTTACTTGCTAATTTTAGGTTGTCTGCATTACATTGTGGAAATTGTTTTGAGTAAGGAACAGAACGGATATCTACTAAATGCGATACTTTGAAATCTTTCAAAGTATTGAGCATTTTTTCAATGTCTATCATATTTCCATTTTGAAACAATGTATAGCCTAATGTATATAATTTAAGTTTTTCCATTTTTAAATTCTATTATGTTTGTGTTAGTGGCTATTTGTTCTAAAATATTTGTTGTAAAAATGATTTCAATCACGTCATTTTTGTCGTTAGTTTTAAAAGCGTCTGAATATTTCAAAATAAGTTCATTAACCTTTTGGTTGTTTCCTGAATCTACATAATTAATAAAAACTTTGTTTTTATTAGCAATATTTTGTATAAAGTTTAATATAAACTCTTCAACTCCTATCTCAAAATATCTACAACTCAAAGCCCAATTAAGAATTTGCATAGTGCTATTGGTGATAATGTATGTTATTGCAGAGCAAACTCCTAAATTTTCACCATTTTCTCTAAGTATTTCAAAATAAACAGATTTTGCTCCTTTATGAAAATCATTGTCAATACTCGAAAATTTGAATTGGTTTGATTTGGAATATAATTTTATGGATTCAATATGTTTATTGTCGTTTATTATTTTAATTGATAATGTGGGTAAATAATTTTGATTGCGTTCCGTTTGAATTATTCTATATTCTTTCCGTCTATTTTGTGAACTTAAAGACAGTTCATTTCTTTCAAACAAACATCCTACAATTAATTGAGCGACTAATTCGTTGTGATTATTCCATTCGGGAACAAATACTTCGGGTAATTTGCTTTTAACTTCATCTCTGACTAATTGATTATCGTCAATAAATAGAATAGAACTTGGTAAAATAGATAGTTGATTAGCTATGATTTTGATGTTTTCACTTTTATCATTTTCATTTGTAATTATAAAATCTATTTGATTTTTTAGAGGAAAAATATCTTCGCTTAATTCATTTATAGCCGATTCAACTTCTTTAGAGTCATTTCTTGAACAGATTGCAATGAAAATACCTAATTCATTCCCAAGCGTTTTAACAAATTTCATAAATTCAATAAAAGAAACTCCCTTTTCAGTTTTCATATTCTTCATGATTTCATCAATCCCAATTTCAGATAGTGTACCAAACCATAAAGTATCATCTAAA contains:
- a CDS encoding HAD-IIIC family phosphatase; protein product: MAKLETKNINSLCGRSQIVDNPFLSVYINDYIRKFRSYNEDEFVITISGLNSFISQDDTILNRLFEQLKQNKFTIENVGNKKNTNDIQINCRNATKNSSYNFKYQIQDIPTLIELSGKTDLPLIGIIITKIVAQIICKIKTLYKAVVLDLDDTLWFGTLSEIGIDEIMKNMKTEKGVSFIEFMKFVKTLGNELGIFIAICSRNDSKEVESAINELSEDIFPLKNQIDFIITNENDKSENIKIIANQLSILPSSILFIDDNQLVRDEVKSKLPEVFVPEWNNHNELVAQLIVGCLFERNELSLSSQNRRKEYRIIQTERNQNYLPTLSIKIINDNKHIESIKLYSKSNQFKFSSIDNDFHKGAKSVYFEILRENGENLGVCSAITYIITNSTMQILNWALSCRYFEIGVEEFILNFIQNIANKNKVFINYVDSGNNQKVNELILKYSDAFKTNDKNDVIEIIFTTNILEQIATNTNIIEFKNGKT